Proteins from one Malania oleifera isolate guangnan ecotype guangnan chromosome 4, ASM2987363v1, whole genome shotgun sequence genomic window:
- the LOC131154296 gene encoding uncharacterized protein LOC131154296, producing MACFVPVCFSLPVGASETLTEEMHVRRSHLEMFSSQATAGTGAWQLLSPRSLTVRIASAAIKLNPSSLSRSTFSANWSCCHHSMAPSRHLYGLVSCCFNVSNGTNIVIYGYWVGPDFEDGWGFVEAFVNQIL from the exons ATGGCGTGCTTCGTCCCGGTGTGCTTCTCTCTACCTGTCGGCGCTTCAGAAACCCTAACCGAG GAAATGCATGTGAGAAGATCTCATCTGGAAATGTTTTCAAGCCAGGCAACCGCTGGAACAG GTGCCTGGCAGCTCCTCTCTCCTCGCTCCCTGACAGTTCGAATCGCATCTGCAGCAATCAAACTTAACCCCAGCAGCTTGAGTAGGAGCACATTTTCTGCAAATTGGAGCTGTTGTCACCATTCTATGGCACCCTCAAGACATCTCTATGgacttgtttcttgttgttttaaTGTAAGTAATGGTACTAACATTGTAATATATGGTTATTGGGTTGGTCCAGATTTCGAAGATGGTTGGGGTTTTGTAGAAGCTTTTGTAAATCAAATTCTTTGA